From a region of the Polynucleobacter corsicus genome:
- a CDS encoding aminoglycoside phosphotransferase family protein yields MTDSRLDTLRNWLKGLEPSWQLDLPTLTPASADASFRRYFRIASKNPDFPTLIVMDAPPQHEPLDAFIEVDLLLESAGLNVPKILEKNVTEGFLLLNDLGTKTYLAELNSESADPLYKDATHALVQMQLASKPDVLPNYDEALLKRELDLFPEWYLGKHLHIELSKLQNLQIKQAFELIIQNNLAQAKVYVHRDYHSRNLMVTGKNNPGVIDFQDAVYGPITYDASSLWRDAYIAWPEERVIDWVIKFWEEGRQVGLPMPNDFGQLYRDFEWMGLQRHLKVLGIFARLFHRDGKDGYLKDIPLVLEYAIATANRYIELKPLARILESTRPAQD; encoded by the coding sequence ATGACTGACTCTCGCTTAGACACCCTCCGTAACTGGCTAAAAGGCCTTGAACCTAGCTGGCAATTAGATCTACCCACTTTGACCCCTGCTTCGGCAGATGCCAGCTTTAGGCGGTATTTCCGGATTGCGTCCAAAAACCCAGATTTTCCAACTTTAATCGTGATGGACGCCCCACCCCAACACGAGCCCTTGGACGCCTTTATTGAGGTCGATTTATTGCTCGAAAGTGCCGGCTTAAATGTCCCGAAAATCTTAGAAAAAAATGTCACTGAGGGCTTTCTTTTACTCAACGATCTGGGAACCAAAACTTACCTTGCAGAACTCAATTCAGAGAGTGCCGACCCTCTCTATAAAGATGCAACACACGCCTTAGTGCAAATGCAATTAGCAAGTAAACCAGATGTGTTGCCAAACTACGATGAGGCATTACTGAAGCGTGAGCTAGATTTATTTCCTGAGTGGTATTTAGGGAAACATCTGCATATTGAATTAAGCAAACTTCAGAATTTGCAGATCAAGCAAGCATTCGAACTGATCATTCAAAATAATCTGGCGCAGGCAAAAGTCTATGTACATCGCGACTACCATTCACGTAATCTGATGGTGACTGGAAAAAATAATCCTGGCGTGATTGACTTTCAAGATGCAGTCTATGGTCCCATCACTTACGACGCATCTTCCCTCTGGCGTGACGCTTACATTGCATGGCCTGAAGAACGTGTGATTGATTGGGTCATTAAATTTTGGGAAGAAGGTCGTCAAGTAGGCTTACCCATGCCAAACGATTTTGGTCAGCTCTATCGTGACTTTGAGTGGATGGGCTTGCAACGGCACCTGAAGGTCTTGGGTATTTTTGCGAGACTGTTTCATCGTGATGGCAAAGATGGCTATCTCAAAGATATTCCTCTGGTGCTCGAATATGCGATTGCCACTGCCAATCGCTATATCGAATTAAAGCCTTTGGCACGCATCCTAGAATCGACGCGCCCCGCTCAAGATTAA
- the murU gene encoding N-acetylmuramate alpha-1-phosphate uridylyltransferase MurU, translated as MNKPNPIPCFLLAAGRGERMRPLTDELPKPLLTIKNKSLLAWHLEALSDAGIQDVVINHAWLGQKIEEALGNGSQFGLNISYSPETSALETAGGIRRALPLLNPSDYFLVINGDVFSPNLPIEKLLDLASELRSMPSRPLAHLLMVPNPTQHPLGDFYIKGSQMANEPLDGAEKLTFSGIGLYHRDLFQDLELNVPTKLAPILRDAMAKNRVSGEKYTGPWHDVGTPQRLQELNAANE; from the coding sequence ATGAATAAACCCAATCCCATTCCATGTTTTTTACTGGCAGCAGGTCGAGGTGAGCGCATGCGCCCCCTGACGGATGAACTACCTAAACCACTCCTCACTATCAAAAATAAATCTTTACTAGCCTGGCATTTGGAGGCGCTCAGTGATGCGGGTATCCAGGATGTAGTGATTAATCATGCTTGGCTTGGTCAGAAGATTGAGGAAGCGCTGGGAAATGGCAGTCAATTTGGGCTCAACATTAGCTACTCCCCAGAAACTAGCGCCCTAGAAACTGCTGGCGGTATTCGTAGAGCCTTGCCTTTACTGAACCCGAGCGATTATTTCCTAGTCATTAATGGGGATGTTTTTAGTCCAAATCTGCCAATTGAGAAGCTCTTGGACCTCGCTTCTGAGTTACGAAGCATGCCAAGCAGACCTCTGGCACACCTTTTGATGGTTCCCAACCCAACTCAGCATCCTCTGGGTGACTTTTATATTAAGGGCTCCCAGATGGCCAATGAACCACTAGATGGCGCTGAAAAACTTACCTTTTCGGGCATTGGACTCTATCACCGGGACCTTTTTCAGGACCTGGAATTAAATGTGCCTACTAAGCTAGCTCCGATTTTGAGGGATGCCATGGCTAAAAATAGAGTGTCCGGTGAAAAATATACCGGACCGTGGCACGATGTAGGTACACCCCAACGATTACAAGAACTCAATGCAGCAAATGAATAA
- a CDS encoding aminopeptidase P N-terminal domain-containing protein, translating to MQQMNNSGIYQQRRVELAKLICAKTGGGIAIITTAPETARNRDSEFPYRHDSDFFYLTGFEEPGASLVLKIAGSRSQPQLESHLFCRPKDAEREIWDGIRLGPDAAPAALGVEYAHSNHELDKKLGELLADQDAVYIRLSESAEIDRRLRHWMKQVRAQARAGVNPPSEFHDVESLIHEMRLFKDAHEIDIMRRAAAISARAHIRAMQSCKPGVREYHLEAELLHEFRYSGAQSVAYNSIVAGGANSCILHYRAGDTELRSGDLCLIDAGCELDSYASDITRTFPVNGKFTGPQRALYDITLASQEAAIAMTKPGNTFIQPHEAALKVLTQGLLDEKLLKLAELGSLDNALETGAYRRFYMHRTSHWLGMDVHDVGSYREPLDTAANSSEKPWRVLKPGMALTIEPGLYIRPADDVDERFWNIGIRIEDDAVVNDSGCELISRGVPVKADEIEALMKNN from the coding sequence ATGCAGCAAATGAATAATTCCGGCATTTACCAACAACGTCGAGTTGAGCTCGCGAAACTGATCTGCGCCAAAACTGGTGGTGGCATTGCCATCATCACTACAGCGCCTGAAACAGCGCGTAATCGAGATAGTGAGTTTCCCTATCGCCACGACAGTGATTTTTTCTACCTGACCGGCTTTGAAGAGCCAGGCGCAAGCCTCGTACTCAAAATTGCTGGATCAAGGTCACAACCCCAATTGGAGTCACATCTTTTTTGCAGACCTAAGGATGCAGAGCGTGAAATTTGGGATGGTATTCGTTTAGGGCCAGATGCTGCACCAGCAGCCTTGGGGGTGGAATATGCCCATAGCAATCATGAGTTAGATAAAAAACTAGGTGAGTTATTAGCCGACCAAGATGCTGTCTATATTCGTCTTTCAGAAAGCGCTGAAATAGATCGTCGCTTACGCCATTGGATGAAACAAGTGCGAGCGCAGGCGCGTGCTGGCGTGAACCCTCCTTCTGAATTTCATGATGTAGAGAGCTTGATTCATGAGATGCGTCTTTTCAAAGATGCCCATGAGATTGACATCATGCGTCGTGCAGCTGCGATTTCTGCACGCGCACACATTCGTGCCATGCAATCTTGTAAACCTGGTGTGCGTGAATATCATCTTGAAGCAGAGCTACTTCACGAGTTCCGCTACAGCGGCGCACAAAGCGTTGCGTACAACAGTATTGTTGCGGGCGGTGCTAACTCCTGCATCCTGCATTACCGCGCTGGTGATACTGAACTACGTAGCGGAGATCTATGCCTCATTGATGCGGGTTGCGAACTTGATAGCTATGCTTCAGATATCACTCGCACCTTCCCAGTGAATGGCAAGTTCACAGGTCCACAACGCGCACTGTATGACATTACGCTTGCATCGCAAGAAGCCGCTATCGCAATGACTAAACCCGGCAATACATTCATACAACCCCATGAGGCAGCGCTGAAAGTGCTCACTCAAGGCTTACTCGATGAGAAGCTGCTGAAGCTGGCGGAATTAGGCTCTTTGGACAATGCACTAGAGACCGGAGCCTATCGTCGCTTTTATATGCACCGTACCTCACATTGGTTGGGCATGGATGTGCATGACGTTGGCTCCTATCGCGAACCACTTGACACAGCAGCAAACTCTTCAGAAAAGCCATGGCGCGTTCTTAAGCCAGGCATGGCACTCACTATCGAGCCAGGTTTATATATTCGTCCTGCTGATGATGTAGATGAACGCTTTTGGAATATCGGCATCCGTATTGAGGATGATGCTGTAGTCAACGATTCTGGATGTGAATTGATTTCTCGTGGCGTGCCAGTTAAAGCCGATGAAATCGAAGCACTCATGAAAAATAATTAA
- a CDS encoding FAD-dependent monooxygenase gives MSAENFDIVIQGGGPVGLACTAWCLQKFPEANIALLDRNPADDADLVNADSRGVALSHGSKLLLDTINAWPTECADIHRVHVSQAGRFGRALMTREELGQKALGHIIRYRDIHLTLRKALRDIQKNSPHFIWKHIEASTDIENIQAKCVVHAEGGLFKTQDWVESGRDYEQSALVGLVEVENSSPFQAWERFTSEGPLAVLPSHYGPNILNLIWCGTPSSSQARLALSDADFLKGLQVEFGSRIGQFLKIQDRRLYELGLNYRKEITQGNEVWIGNAAQTLHPVAGQGLNLGLRDAYLLAEKLSILFSKSEDQKTPLAIETTLQEYAQSRKLDRSATIGLTDFMARIFTSNLLPVVMGRGLALSALQWLPPIKTALARQMMFGRR, from the coding sequence ATGTCAGCAGAGAACTTCGATATTGTGATTCAGGGCGGTGGGCCAGTAGGCTTAGCCTGTACAGCATGGTGCCTGCAAAAATTTCCTGAGGCCAATATCGCGCTACTGGATCGCAATCCTGCAGATGACGCTGATTTAGTCAATGCTGATAGCCGGGGAGTCGCCCTCTCTCACGGTAGCAAGCTATTGTTAGACACTATCAATGCGTGGCCTACTGAGTGCGCTGATATTCATCGAGTACATGTCTCGCAAGCGGGCCGCTTTGGTCGTGCTCTGATGACCCGCGAAGAGCTTGGTCAAAAGGCTTTAGGCCACATCATTCGTTATCGTGATATTCACCTCACGCTGCGCAAAGCCTTAAGAGATATTCAAAAAAATAGTCCCCATTTCATTTGGAAACATATCGAAGCCAGCACCGATATTGAAAACATTCAAGCCAAGTGTGTAGTGCATGCTGAAGGTGGTTTATTTAAAACCCAAGACTGGGTGGAATCTGGCAGAGACTATGAGCAATCTGCCTTAGTCGGCTTAGTCGAGGTTGAGAATAGTTCACCCTTCCAAGCTTGGGAGCGCTTCACCTCTGAAGGACCCCTGGCAGTTTTGCCGAGCCACTATGGCCCCAATATTCTGAATCTGATTTGGTGCGGAACTCCAAGCTCATCACAAGCACGCCTAGCTTTAAGTGACGCTGATTTTCTGAAAGGCTTGCAAGTCGAGTTTGGCTCACGCATTGGACAATTTCTCAAAATCCAAGATCGCCGACTTTACGAACTAGGACTCAATTACCGCAAAGAAATTACTCAAGGTAATGAAGTTTGGATTGGCAATGCCGCCCAGACCTTGCATCCCGTTGCGGGACAGGGTCTCAACCTTGGATTACGGGATGCCTATCTCTTAGCGGAAAAACTCAGCATCCTCTTCTCTAAGTCTGAGGATCAAAAAACGCCTCTGGCCATTGAAACCACCTTGCAGGAATATGCCCAAAGCCGTAAGCTCGATCGTTCTGCCACCATCGGCCTAACTGACTTCATGGCCAGAATCTTCACCTCTAATCTACTGCCTGTTGTGATGGGCCGTGGATTGGCTTTATCGGCCCTCCAATGGCTTCCTCCCATCAAAACAGCCCTAGCCCGGCAGATGATGTTTGGTAGGCGGTAA
- the dusB gene encoding tRNA dihydrouridine synthase DusB — MKIGPHLLANKLFVAPMAGVTDRPFRQLCKKLGAGYAVSEMIASNALLWKSEKTQRRANHQGEFKPIAVQIAGADPQMMAAAAKLNVDHGAQIIDINMGCPAKKVCNVAAGSALLRDEPLVQQILEAVVQAVGVGPDAVPVTLKIRTGWDREHKNAIHIARLAEQSGISMLTVHGRTRADLYHGEAEYETITAVKNSVAIPVVANGDITTPEKAEFVLKETGADAIMIGRAAQGRPWIFREINHFLETGGKLPTPQINEIQEIMNAHLIDHYEFYGEYVGLRTARKHIGWYCKGLRDSHAFRQRMNTADDCKTQLQMVNDFFNEMKSYSDSLLFLEAA; from the coding sequence ATGAAGATTGGCCCACACCTTCTCGCAAATAAATTGTTTGTTGCCCCAATGGCTGGGGTAACGGATCGTCCATTTCGTCAGCTTTGCAAAAAGCTCGGTGCTGGTTATGCCGTATCTGAAATGATTGCCTCGAATGCCTTGCTATGGAAGAGCGAGAAAACCCAACGTCGCGCTAACCACCAAGGTGAATTTAAGCCGATTGCAGTCCAAATTGCTGGGGCTGATCCGCAGATGATGGCTGCTGCAGCAAAGCTTAACGTCGATCATGGCGCCCAAATTATTGATATCAATATGGGTTGCCCAGCCAAAAAGGTATGTAATGTTGCGGCTGGTTCCGCACTACTAAGAGATGAGCCTTTGGTGCAGCAAATTTTAGAAGCTGTAGTTCAGGCTGTAGGGGTGGGGCCTGATGCGGTTCCTGTGACCTTGAAGATTCGAACAGGCTGGGATCGTGAACATAAAAATGCGATTCATATTGCGCGCCTGGCTGAGCAATCAGGCATCTCCATGCTGACCGTTCATGGTCGCACGCGAGCTGATCTGTATCACGGTGAAGCTGAGTATGAAACCATTACCGCAGTGAAGAATAGTGTTGCCATTCCGGTGGTTGCCAATGGCGATATCACCACTCCAGAAAAAGCAGAATTTGTTTTGAAAGAAACCGGTGCTGATGCCATCATGATTGGTCGCGCCGCTCAGGGACGTCCTTGGATTTTTCGTGAGATTAATCACTTTCTGGAAACAGGCGGAAAATTACCAACGCCGCAGATTAATGAGATTCAAGAGATTATGAATGCCCACCTCATTGATCACTATGAGTTCTACGGTGAATATGTTGGTTTGCGCACGGCACGCAAGCACATCGGTTGGTACTGCAAGGGCTTGCGTGACTCCCATGCTTTCCGCCAAAGAATGAACACTGCCGACGATTGCAAAACCCAATTACAAATGGTGAATGATTTTTTCAATGAAATGAAATCCTATTCAGACAGTTTGTTATTTTTAGAAGCAGCCTAA
- a CDS encoding helix-turn-helix domain-containing protein, translating into MTNKHPITECIETQLQAYLDDLKGTPPSDLYQMVLAVVEKPMLELVMQHAKQNQSLAAQYLGINRNTLHKKLVEHQLLK; encoded by the coding sequence ATGACTAATAAGCACCCCATCACCGAATGCATTGAGACCCAACTCCAAGCTTACTTGGACGATCTCAAAGGAACACCTCCATCCGACTTATACCAAATGGTTCTCGCAGTGGTTGAAAAGCCAATGCTGGAATTGGTAATGCAGCATGCGAAGCAGAATCAGTCTTTGGCGGCACAGTATCTTGGCATCAACCGTAATACGCTTCATAAGAAGTTGGTAGAGCACCAGCTCCTGAAATAA